The proteins below come from a single Acidobacteriota bacterium genomic window:
- a CDS encoding CRTAC1 family protein has product MTNHWVRRPPGRHQAQRRKAASARLALTLVFLTACVPPTSTDPASTTQHPIFIDAAPASNLDFVYFNGMSGEHYFNEIMGGGAALFDFDNDGDPDLYLAQGGMPSPDLSPDDALFPPPPGTPLTDRLYRNDLEPGATGASLRFTDVTDASRIEAAGYGMGVATGDFDNDGWTDLYVTNFGSNQFLRNRGDGTFDDVTAASGADDPRWSVAATFFDFDRDGWLDLYVGNYVDYSLEGHSPCPLPSGVMTYCAPGAYRPAADSLFRNRRDGTFEDVSTPSGIGTEPGSGLGAVAADFNGDRWIDLYVANDLMWNRLWINRGDGTFADNALLAGVAVNSEGQPEAGMGVDAGDFNGDGQPDIVLSHLEQETNTLYVNGGAGLFRDQSASSQLGPPSLPFTAFGIGWIDYDNDSWLDLLVVNGAVIGIDAQIREGDPYPLRQTDQLFRNLGDGSFAEVTAEAGAVFESSEVSRAAAFGDVDNDGDLDVVVVNSNAPTRLLLNQVGQNRPWLGLRLVAHNRDALGAQVLIHRQGATPIWRHVHTDGSYASARDPRLLIGLGEANAVSHVEVRWPDGTAERWADLQVGEYQTLVQGEGDALGLGSP; this is encoded by the coding sequence TTGACTAACCACTGGGTGCGCCGGCCTCCTGGCCGGCATCAGGCGCAACGCCGCAAAGCGGCGAGCGCGCGCCTTGCCCTCACCCTGGTCTTTCTCACCGCCTGCGTCCCACCAACCAGCACCGACCCCGCCTCCACCACCCAACACCCGATCTTCATCGACGCCGCCCCCGCCTCCAACCTCGACTTCGTCTACTTCAACGGCATGTCCGGCGAGCACTACTTCAACGAGATCATGGGCGGCGGCGCCGCCCTGTTCGACTTCGACAACGACGGCGATCCGGACCTGTACCTCGCCCAGGGCGGAATGCCGAGCCCCGATCTCTCCCCCGACGACGCCCTCTTCCCGCCGCCTCCCGGCACGCCGCTCACGGACCGCCTGTACCGCAACGATCTGGAACCCGGCGCCACCGGCGCCAGCCTCCGTTTCACCGACGTCACCGACGCGAGCAGAATCGAGGCCGCCGGCTACGGCATGGGCGTCGCGACGGGCGACTTCGACAACGACGGCTGGACGGACCTCTACGTCACGAACTTCGGCTCCAACCAGTTCCTGCGAAACCGCGGCGACGGCACGTTCGACGACGTCACGGCCGCCTCGGGCGCCGACGATCCGCGCTGGTCCGTCGCCGCCACGTTCTTCGACTTCGACCGCGACGGCTGGCTGGACCTCTACGTCGGCAACTACGTCGACTACTCGCTGGAGGGCCACTCGCCGTGCCCACTCCCGAGCGGCGTCATGACCTACTGCGCCCCCGGCGCCTACCGGCCGGCGGCCGACAGCCTGTTCCGCAACCGCCGCGACGGCACCTTCGAGGACGTGTCGACTCCCTCGGGAATCGGCACCGAGCCCGGTTCGGGCCTCGGCGCCGTCGCCGCCGACTTCAACGGCGACCGCTGGATCGACCTCTACGTGGCGAACGACCTGATGTGGAACCGGCTGTGGATCAACCGGGGCGACGGCACCTTCGCCGACAACGCCCTGCTGGCCGGAGTCGCCGTCAACAGCGAAGGCCAGCCCGAGGCCGGCATGGGCGTCGACGCCGGGGACTTCAACGGCGACGGCCAACCCGACATCGTCCTCAGCCACCTGGAACAGGAGACGAACACCCTCTACGTCAACGGCGGCGCCGGACTGTTCCGGGACCAGTCGGCGTCGTCCCAACTCGGCCCGCCGAGCCTGCCGTTCACCGCCTTCGGCATCGGCTGGATCGATTACGACAACGACTCCTGGCTCGACCTGCTCGTCGTCAACGGCGCCGTGATCGGCATCGACGCGCAGATCCGGGAAGGCGATCCCTACCCGCTGCGGCAGACCGACCAGCTCTTCCGCAACCTCGGCGACGGCAGCTTCGCGGAAGTCACTGCCGAGGCCGGCGCGGTCTTCGAGTCGTCCGAAGTCAGCCGCGCCGCCGCCTTCGGCGACGTCGACAACGACGGCGACCTGGACGTCGTCGTCGTCAACAGCAACGCGCCGACCCGTCTGCTCCTAAACCAGGTCGGCCAGAACCGCCCCTGGCTCGGCTTGCGGCTCGTAGCCCACAACCGCGACGCGCTGGGCGCCCAGGTTCTGATCCACCGGCAGGGCGCAACACCCATCTGGCGCCACGTCCACACCGACGGCAGCTACGCCTCGGCCCGCGATCCCCGGCTGCTGATCGGCCTCGGTGAGGCAAATGCAGTCAGCCACGTCGAGGTCCGCTGGCCCGACGGCACGGCGGAACGCTGGGCAGACCTGCAAGTCGGGGAGTACCAAACGCTGGTTCAGGGCGAGGGGGATGCGCTGGGCTTGGGGTCTCCTTAG
- a CDS encoding sulfatase-like hydrolase/transferase, whose protein sequence is MKRAGRWIGLAVALAVAGVVVVGVAVRLLSGGEVTAPSGHVLGRLPAGVGPGDLSLLLITLDTTRADRIGAYGFAGIETPHMDRLAAEGVLFEQAEAVAPLTLPAHASIFTGQFPPAHGVRDNGAFYLGDEHVVLAEILRDEGLRTGGFVGAFVLDAKWGIAQGFDHYFDDFELSDTVRLALNEIERPAGEVTDAALAWLDEAPDARFFSWVHFYDPHSPYEPPEPFAERYRNRPYVGEIAYVDSQVGRLLDWLDQNGRADDTVVIVIGDHGESLGEHGESGHGFFVYEGATRVPFILRAPYDTMRGRRIGDVVRAVDVSPTVLDLLAVDAGQAERDSSFEGASIVRLLTGASGPRLPAYAEAVYPRYHYGWSDLAALRVENMKYVAAPRPELYDLAVDPDERNNLYSARPDEADRMASMLQSLESRWADVARPAAIEEIDPETRARLAALGYLASFGGSTDDNVDRALLADPKDRIHLFNLMRDAREASLKGNRPAAVEALERVLNEDPLVIDAWVRLGDEQMRGDDTGAAIESYRRAIELKPDYAHAVINLANAYRREGAEEEAILGYREFLRLDPRNAIIHYELARMLVDFGDLEGAEEHLREAADLSPEMGAAVVSQGAVALLRSDLVNAERLFEEALTVQEDVRLAHFNLALLAEQRGDPRAAVDFYRRELDYHPQSYRVQFNLGRLLDSLGDRYGAAEALEQSIEINPGFAVGHFFLAKSLVDRNEQLDRAIELARTGLDLDPASDMAPMGHYLLADIYARLGQAEEAQRELASARALERQG, encoded by the coding sequence GTGAAGCGCGCGGGGCGGTGGATCGGGCTTGCTGTGGCCCTGGCCGTTGCCGGCGTTGTGGTGGTCGGTGTGGCGGTCCGCCTACTGTCCGGCGGTGAGGTCACTGCGCCGTCGGGGCATGTGCTGGGTCGGCTTCCGGCCGGGGTCGGGCCCGGTGACCTGAGTCTTCTGCTCATCACGCTGGACACGACCCGGGCGGACCGGATCGGGGCTTACGGGTTCGCCGGCATCGAGACGCCGCACATGGACCGGCTGGCGGCGGAGGGTGTGCTGTTCGAGCAGGCGGAGGCGGTGGCGCCGCTGACTCTGCCGGCGCACGCGTCGATCTTCACCGGACAGTTCCCGCCGGCTCACGGAGTCCGGGACAACGGCGCCTTCTACCTGGGCGACGAGCACGTCGTCCTGGCCGAGATCCTGCGCGACGAGGGGCTGCGCACCGGCGGTTTCGTGGGGGCGTTCGTGCTCGACGCGAAGTGGGGGATCGCCCAGGGCTTCGACCACTACTTCGACGACTTCGAACTGAGCGACACCGTGCGGCTGGCGCTGAACGAGATCGAACGGCCGGCGGGCGAGGTCACGGACGCGGCGCTGGCGTGGCTCGACGAGGCCCCGGACGCGCGCTTCTTCTCCTGGGTCCACTTCTACGATCCGCACTCGCCCTACGAACCGCCGGAACCGTTCGCCGAGCGGTACCGGAACCGTCCATACGTCGGCGAGATCGCCTACGTCGACTCGCAGGTCGGCCGGTTGCTGGACTGGCTCGACCAGAACGGGCGCGCCGACGACACCGTCGTCATCGTGATCGGAGACCACGGCGAGAGTCTCGGCGAGCACGGCGAATCCGGCCACGGCTTCTTCGTCTACGAGGGGGCGACGCGGGTTCCCTTCATCCTTCGCGCGCCCTACGACACGATGCGGGGCCGCAGGATCGGCGACGTGGTCCGGGCGGTCGATGTCTCCCCGACCGTCCTCGACCTGCTGGCGGTCGACGCGGGCCAGGCGGAGCGGGATTCCTCCTTCGAAGGCGCAAGCATCGTCCGGCTCCTGACGGGGGCCTCAGGGCCGCGCCTGCCGGCCTACGCGGAAGCCGTCTATCCGCGCTATCACTACGGCTGGAGCGACCTCGCCGCGCTGCGGGTCGAGAACATGAAGTACGTCGCCGCGCCCCGGCCCGAGTTGTACGACCTGGCGGTCGACCCGGACGAGCGGAACAACCTGTACTCCGCGCGGCCCGACGAGGCGGACCGGATGGCCTCCATGCTCCAGTCCCTCGAGTCGAGATGGGCCGACGTGGCGCGGCCGGCGGCGATCGAGGAGATCGACCCGGAAACCCGGGCGCGGCTCGCCGCCCTCGGCTATCTGGCCAGTTTCGGCGGCAGTACCGACGACAACGTGGACCGGGCCCTGCTCGCCGACCCCAAGGACCGGATCCACCTCTTCAACCTGATGCGCGACGCGCGCGAGGCTTCGCTCAAGGGAAACCGGCCGGCGGCCGTCGAAGCCCTCGAACGGGTGCTGAACGAGGACCCGTTGGTGATCGACGCCTGGGTCCGTCTGGGCGATGAGCAAATGCGCGGCGACGACACCGGCGCCGCGATCGAGAGCTACCGGAGAGCCATCGAACTGAAGCCCGACTACGCCCACGCTGTGATCAACCTCGCCAACGCCTACCGGCGAGAGGGCGCCGAGGAGGAGGCGATCCTCGGCTACCGGGAGTTCCTGCGGCTCGATCCCCGCAACGCGATCATCCACTACGAACTGGCGCGCATGCTCGTGGACTTCGGCGACCTGGAGGGCGCCGAGGAGCACCTCAGGGAGGCCGCCGATCTGTCGCCGGAGATGGGCGCCGCGGTCGTCAGTCAGGGCGCCGTGGCTCTCCTCCGATCCGACCTGGTCAACGCGGAGCGGCTCTTCGAGGAGGCCCTGACCGTTCAGGAGGACGTTCGCCTGGCCCACTTCAACCTCGCCCTGCTCGCCGAGCAGCGCGGCGACCCGCGCGCCGCGGTCGACTTCTACCGCCGCGAACTCGACTACCACCCGCAGAGCTACCGGGTCCAGTTCAACCTCGGCAGGCTGCTCGACAGCCTGGGCGACCGTTATGGCGCGGCCGAAGCCCTGGAGCAATCGATCGAGATCAACCCGGGGTTCGCCGTCGGCCACTTCTTCCTCGCCAAGTCCCTCGTCGACCGCAATGAACAGCTCGACCGCGCGATCGAACTCGCCCGCACCGGCCTCGATCTCGACCCGGCCTCGGACATGGCGCCCATGGGCCACTACCTGCTCGCCGACATCTACGCCCGCCTCGGCCAGGCGGAAGAGGCGCAACGGGAACTCGCTTCCGCCCGCGCACTGGAACGCCAGGGTTGA